In the Ruminococcus sp. OA3 genome, one interval contains:
- a CDS encoding AraC family transcriptional regulator — MSYQLDMERCLAYIETKVTEPLPVSALASMFGYSLYHFCHAFKSIYGLSAGAYIRQRRLAHAAIALCKGYSVTYVALTYGFETVSGFNKAFRKQYALTPTEYMIKGGTEAMMTPAIKKLQAFSAIGYCLAPPQGELDVLDNGAYWLGKDFSSVSLEEYQKLTYPGYAEIGAWTHPDAESGELHYFFGPIVKSKDFVPHGMEVLDVPAAEYAVFLVPSAKDIAELNMNIRKMWKDIFSKWLDSSQYKFMDGKLSFEYYCGEKTWVYIPVTYKHV; from the coding sequence ATGAGCTATCAACTGGACATGGAACGGTGCCTGGCATATATCGAGACAAAGGTGACAGAACCTTTGCCTGTTTCAGCACTTGCCAGCATGTTTGGATATTCCCTTTACCACTTTTGTCATGCGTTCAAAAGCATATATGGTCTTTCGGCCGGGGCCTATATTCGGCAACGCAGACTGGCACATGCTGCTATTGCCCTGTGTAAAGGGTACAGCGTTACCTACGTTGCTCTAACATATGGCTTTGAAACAGTATCTGGCTTTAATAAGGCATTTCGGAAACAGTACGCGCTCACTCCCACCGAATATATGATAAAAGGAGGTACAGAAGCGATGATGACACCAGCAATCAAGAAATTGCAGGCCTTTTCTGCGATCGGCTACTGCCTGGCTCCACCACAAGGGGAATTGGATGTTCTGGACAACGGCGCATATTGGCTGGGAAAGGATTTTTCCAGCGTTAGTTTAGAAGAGTATCAGAAACTGACCTATCCAGGTTACGCCGAAATCGGCGCATGGACACATCCTGACGCCGAATCGGGTGAGTTACATTATTTCTTTGGACCAATTGTGAAAAGCAAAGATTTCGTTCCCCATGGGATGGAAGTTCTCGATGTTCCAGCGGCTGAGTATGCAGTATTTTTAGTTCCCTCTGCAAAGGATATAGCCGAGCTGAACATGAACATCCGCAAAATGTGGAAGGACATTTTTTCTAAATGGCTCGATTCCAGTCAATACAAATTTATGGATGGGAAATTGAGCTTTGAATATTACTGTGGTGAAAAAACCTGGGTTTATATCCCGGTAACTTACAAACATGTATGA
- a CDS encoding glycerophosphodiester phosphodiesterase family protein, translating to MTKSKIRYMGVRTVFSVIVQNWSTLISFELIYKIVGISFFFPFLGSVTYFLPGLINESHLSQENFGELFSSPTAILILACVGLILGAYLYVEIIALTLYCERGWNREAITVWDLIRTSFIKVLGIFTIKRVAFFLLLFFMPFSFLGTASVFLRKFKIPEFIMTAMTDNALSVCLLVAAVILVNYLFFLYLFGIPVLLLTNSTFCSSWKKSLDLLKRRKVRTVGKLFSYILAYLSVLCVAWGIAVSVLAGLARYFHGENEGRWYFGLYYNTFAGIWNIVTGAIASVFFCAITIVLYHCYKGESRPRAVKKPWTIKRLMIRTVVVLTVIVMLVFMGDTELGRQFFYSDSSKAAVIAHRAGAAFAPENTVAALNEAIEDGANMAEIDVQQLNDGTLIVLHDTNFKRTTGVDLNVWDAEYTQVEEMDAGSCYSHQFAGEPVPALEDMLKAAKGKIDLMIELKVTGHEKSLVEDTLELIEKYDMEKQCNIASMDFNLLQQVKSLNTELKATYISVLLVSKSYDLKQIDCYSVETTFLSRELVSSAHAQGKMVYGWTASSNDSIKKVLSCDADGVITDNPLLVRYIIDTSEENILMDEVADIFF from the coding sequence ATGACAAAAAGTAAAATCAGATACATGGGAGTGCGGACGGTCTTTTCTGTTATTGTACAAAACTGGAGTACGCTGATATCTTTTGAACTGATTTATAAGATAGTGGGGATTAGCTTTTTTTTTCCGTTTCTTGGGTCAGTCACTTACTTTCTGCCTGGTCTGATCAATGAAAGCCATCTCAGTCAGGAGAATTTTGGAGAATTATTCAGCAGCCCGACTGCAATTTTGATACTGGCGTGTGTCGGACTCATTCTGGGAGCATATTTGTATGTGGAGATAATCGCGTTAACATTATACTGTGAAAGAGGCTGGAATAGAGAAGCGATAACTGTCTGGGATCTGATTCGTACGTCATTCATAAAAGTCCTGGGTATATTTACGATAAAACGCGTTGCATTCTTTCTTCTGCTATTTTTTATGCCCTTTTCGTTTTTGGGGACTGCAAGTGTCTTTTTAAGGAAATTCAAGATTCCTGAGTTCATAATGACTGCAATGACTGATAACGCGTTATCTGTATGTTTGCTGGTGGCGGCAGTTATTTTAGTCAATTATCTGTTTTTTCTTTATCTGTTTGGGATTCCTGTCCTTCTTCTGACAAACTCAACATTCTGCAGTTCATGGAAAAAGAGTCTGGACCTGTTAAAACGAAGAAAGGTACGTACGGTTGGAAAACTTTTTTCATATATTCTTGCTTATTTGTCGGTGCTCTGTGTAGCGTGGGGGATTGCGGTAAGTGTGCTTGCCGGACTTGCCAGGTATTTTCATGGCGAAAATGAGGGTAGATGGTATTTTGGATTGTATTATAATACCTTTGCGGGTATCTGGAATATTGTGACGGGTGCGATTGCTTCTGTATTTTTTTGTGCAATAACAATTGTTTTATATCACTGTTACAAAGGTGAAAGCCGTCCGAGAGCCGTAAAGAAGCCATGGACGATAAAGAGGCTGATGATTCGTACCGTGGTAGTTCTGACTGTAATTGTTATGCTTGTTTTTATGGGAGATACGGAACTGGGGAGACAGTTTTTTTATTCAGATAGTTCAAAGGCAGCAGTAATTGCACATCGTGCAGGAGCAGCTTTTGCACCTGAAAATACGGTTGCTGCATTAAATGAGGCTATTGAGGATGGGGCAAATATGGCAGAAATTGATGTTCAGCAATTAAATGATGGTACACTTATCGTTCTGCATGACACGAATTTTAAAAGAACTACCGGGGTGGATTTAAATGTCTGGGATGCTGAATATACACAAGTAGAGGAGATGGATGCGGGAAGCTGTTATTCCCACCAATTTGCAGGAGAGCCAGTGCCTGCTCTGGAAGATATGCTGAAGGCCGCCAAAGGGAAAATTGACCTTATGATAGAACTTAAAGTCACGGGACATGAGAAAAGCCTTGTTGAGGATACACTCGAACTTATTGAGAAATATGATATGGAAAAACAGTGTAACATCGCATCGATGGACTTTAATTTGCTACAGCAGGTAAAATCATTGAATACTGAATTAAAAGCAACGTACATCTCAGTTTTGCTTGTGTCTAAATCCTACGATCTGAAACAGATTGACTGCTATAGTGTAGAAACAACTTTTTTATCGAGAGAATTAGTGTCTTCGGCACATGCTCAGGGGAAAATGGTGTATGGGTGGACGGCCAGCAGTAATGACAGTATTAAAAAAGTACTCAGTTGTGATGCTGACGGTGTTATCACGGATAATCCCCTTCTGGTACGATATATCATAGATACGTCAGAGGAGAATATTCTGATGGATGAAGTTGCAGATATATTTTTTTAG
- a CDS encoding glycosyltransferase: protein MNESTICLMNDSFSPLIDGVANAVTNYAACYQKNFGKAYVAVPYHPDADDGNFPFPVIRYRSFDTTELLNYRAGYPFSVSAMKALKEADLSLIHSHCPFMSTVLARILRRCVDVPLVFTYHTKFDVDIAKTVSSKILQKQAVNLILDNINACDEVWTVSEGAGENLRSLGYKGDYIIMRNGVDFPRGRVSKESISKATEGADLPPNVPVYLFVGRMMWYKGLKIIFDSLCMLQDGGKDFRLIMIGEGNDKEEMERYTEEAGIGNKCNFTGAIYDREVLRAWYCRADLFLFPSSYDTNGLVVREAAACGLASVLIKGSCAGEGISDGKNGFLCEENAEGMYFLLKKIQENPEVTSRAGRCAMDMLYLSWEDSVAKAVERYEVIKEKYARKEYTGQKCFSDDMLSVTGNAMKRIETLRELQKSSKEKIAAMYEWQKMHLGNIVDYLWK from the coding sequence ATGAATGAGAGTACCATATGCTTAATGAATGACTCGTTTTCTCCATTGATTGACGGGGTAGCCAATGCAGTGACAAACTATGCCGCCTGTTATCAGAAAAACTTTGGAAAAGCATACGTTGCGGTGCCATACCACCCGGATGCTGATGATGGGAATTTTCCGTTTCCCGTAATTCGTTACCGGAGTTTTGATACTACTGAACTGTTAAATTACCGCGCAGGATATCCTTTTTCGGTAAGTGCAATGAAAGCGTTGAAGGAGGCTGATTTGAGTCTCATTCACAGTCACTGTCCGTTTATGTCAACTGTTTTAGCCCGTATACTGCGCAGGTGTGTAGATGTGCCGTTGGTATTTACATACCATACTAAATTTGATGTAGATATTGCAAAAACAGTTTCTTCAAAAATTTTACAGAAGCAGGCTGTGAATCTCATTCTGGATAATATTAATGCATGTGATGAGGTCTGGACAGTCAGTGAGGGGGCAGGGGAAAATTTGCGTTCTCTGGGTTATAAAGGGGATTACATTATCATGCGAAATGGGGTTGATTTTCCAAGGGGACGCGTATCAAAAGAGAGTATAAGCAAAGCCACAGAAGGGGCAGATCTGCCCCCCAATGTGCCCGTTTATCTTTTTGTGGGGCGTATGATGTGGTATAAGGGACTTAAGATTATCTTCGACAGTCTGTGTATGCTTCAGGATGGCGGAAAAGATTTTCGGTTGATCATGATCGGAGAAGGAAATGATAAAGAAGAAATGGAGCGTTATACAGAGGAAGCAGGAATTGGTAATAAATGTAATTTTACGGGGGCAATCTACGACAGAGAGGTTTTGAGGGCATGGTACTGCCGTGCTGACCTGTTCTTATTTCCTTCCAGCTATGATACAAATGGTCTGGTAGTGCGTGAGGCAGCCGCGTGTGGACTTGCCAGTGTACTGATTAAAGGAAGCTGCGCAGGAGAGGGAATATCAGATGGAAAAAATGGATTTCTGTGTGAGGAAAATGCAGAGGGAATGTATTTTTTATTAAAAAAGATACAGGAAAATCCAGAAGTAACGAGTCGGGCAGGTCGATGTGCAATGGATATGCTTTACCTTTCCTGGGAGGATAGCGTAGCTAAAGCTGTTGAGCGATATGAGGTTATAAAAGAGAAATATGCCAGAAAGGAGTATACTGGCCAGAAGTGTTTTTCAGATGATATGCTCTCTGTCACAGGGAATGCCATGAAGAGAATTGAGACATTGAGGGAATTGCAGAAATCGTCGAAGGAGAAAATTGCAGCCATGTATGAGTGGCAGAAAATGCATCTGGGTAATATCGTAGATTATCTTTGGAAATAA
- a CDS encoding cold-shock protein, with amino-acid sequence MNKGTVKWFNAEKGYGFITGEDGSDVFVHFSGLAMDGYKTLEDGQSVVFETTQGNRGLQAVNVQVA; translated from the coding sequence ATGAATAAAGGTACAGTAAAATGGTTTAATGCAGAAAAAGGTTATGGTTTTATCACAGGAGAAGACGGATCTGACGTATTTGTTCATTTTTCCGGTCTTGCAATGGATGGCTACAAAACATTAGAAGACGGACAGTCAGTTGTTTTCGAAACTACACAGGGAAATCGCGGTTTACAGGCTGTCAATGTACAGGTTGCCTAA